One Aggregicoccus sp. 17bor-14 DNA window includes the following coding sequences:
- the atpF gene encoding F0F1 ATP synthase subunit B has protein sequence MVLPYVLASSFTEVRPGLIFWTIVTFLIVFFVLRAKAWGPILSIVSERERQIENSIESAKKERAEAERLLAEQKTAVAEARREAAESLRRNQAEMERFREELMAKSRKEAEELKLSARREIDEQKTKAIAEVRAMAVDLAMEVAGKLLNERMDDTRQRALAEQFVAGLPVAGHTAPGAQPEKRI, from the coding sequence ATGGTCCTGCCCTACGTCCTCGCCAGCAGCTTCACGGAGGTCCGCCCGGGCCTCATCTTCTGGACGATCGTCACCTTCCTCATCGTCTTCTTCGTTCTGCGCGCCAAGGCGTGGGGCCCCATCCTCAGCATCGTCTCGGAGCGCGAGCGCCAGATCGAGAACTCGATCGAGAGCGCCAAGAAGGAGCGCGCCGAGGCGGAGCGCCTGCTCGCCGAGCAGAAGACGGCCGTGGCCGAGGCCCGCCGCGAGGCGGCCGAGAGCCTGCGCCGCAACCAGGCGGAGATGGAGCGCTTCCGCGAGGAGCTGATGGCCAAGAGCCGCAAGGAGGCCGAGGAGCTCAAGCTCAGCGCCCGCCGCGAGATCGACGAGCAGAAGACCAAGGCCATCGCCGAGGTGCGCGCCATGGCGGTGGACCTGGCCATGGAAGTGGCCGGCAAGCTGCTCAACGAGCGCATGGACGACACCCGCCAGCGCGCGCTGGCCGAGCAGTTCGTCGCCGGGCTCCCCGTCGCCGGCCACACCGCTCCGGGCGCGCAGCCCGAGAAGCGCATCTAG
- the atpB gene encoding F0F1 ATP synthase subunit A — MKKAMVLLAVLMTGAAFGQEPEHGAAAEHGTAAHGASAAGGEHAESYGERVEEHEENTAEYILHHVSDSNEYEFEVPLSRTRHVVHLPRILIPTREGGCAVDAHGNAGPGCIDLSITKHTVMMWLAAVLLLLAMLLGTNRNKNKLVPRGTSQNLFEMLVLFVRDELAIKNIGKEDGPRYTPYLLTAFFFILFMNLLGLFPWMASATGNIAVTCGLALCTFFVTQAASIRAAGLKGYLAHLTGGVHWALWPIMIPVEFLGLFTKPFALTIRLFANMLAGHIVIFFLLGLIFMLGHPAVALVSVPFALGIYLLELFVAFVQAYVFTMLSALFIGMGVAMGHHGHGDHHDHGDADAGHVEGAHSHDHGAGHHI; from the coding sequence ATGAAGAAGGCAATGGTCCTGCTCGCAGTGCTGATGACGGGTGCCGCGTTCGGCCAGGAGCCCGAGCACGGTGCGGCCGCCGAGCACGGCACGGCTGCGCACGGCGCGAGCGCCGCTGGCGGCGAGCACGCCGAGAGCTACGGCGAGAGGGTCGAGGAGCACGAGGAGAACACGGCGGAGTACATCCTCCACCACGTCTCCGACTCCAACGAGTACGAGTTCGAGGTCCCGCTCAGCCGCACCCGCCACGTGGTGCACCTGCCCCGCATCCTCATCCCCACCCGCGAGGGCGGCTGCGCGGTGGATGCGCACGGCAACGCGGGCCCGGGCTGCATCGACCTCTCCATCACCAAGCACACGGTGATGATGTGGCTCGCCGCGGTGCTCCTCCTCCTCGCGATGCTGCTGGGCACCAACCGCAACAAGAACAAGCTGGTCCCGCGCGGCACCAGCCAGAACCTGTTCGAGATGCTGGTGCTCTTCGTGCGCGACGAGCTGGCGATCAAGAACATCGGCAAGGAGGACGGCCCCCGCTACACGCCGTACCTGCTCACCGCGTTCTTCTTCATCCTCTTCATGAACCTGCTGGGCCTCTTCCCCTGGATGGCCAGCGCCACGGGCAACATCGCGGTGACCTGCGGGCTCGCGCTCTGCACCTTCTTCGTGACGCAGGCGGCGAGCATCCGCGCGGCCGGCCTCAAGGGCTACCTCGCGCACCTCACCGGCGGCGTGCACTGGGCGCTCTGGCCCATCATGATCCCGGTGGAGTTCCTGGGCCTCTTCACCAAGCCCTTCGCGCTCACCATCCGCCTCTTCGCCAACATGCTGGCGGGGCACATCGTCATCTTCTTCCTGCTCGGCCTCATCTTCATGCTCGGCCACCCCGCGGTGGCGCTGGTGAGCGTGCCCTTCGCGCTGGGCATCTACCTGCTCGAGCTCTTCGTGGCCTTCGTGCAGGCGTACGTGTTCACCATGCTCTCGGCGCTCTTCATCGGCATGGGCGTGGCCATGGGCCACCACGGCCACGGCGACCACCACGACCACGGCGATGCCGATGCCGGCCACGTCGAGGGCGCCCACAGCCACGACCACGGCGCCGGGCACCACATCTAG
- the ychF gene encoding redox-regulated ATPase YchF: protein MALSIGIVGLPNVGKSTLFNALSAAGAQAANYPFCTIEPNVGVVPVPDERLEKLTALVKPLKKIPTSLEFVDIAGLVRGASKGEGLGNQFLANIRQVDAVLHVLRCFEDDNVTHVEGGVNPLRDRDVVDTELCLKDLETVDKRRERTSKNLKVGGKAAEEAKAEMALLDRIKAGLDNAVTIRAQKLTADERAVIRDLFLLTDKPVLYVANIGESQMGKEDSDPRVMAVREMAAKEGAEVVVLAAGIESEIQQLPEGERAGFLESVGLTEPGLHKVVRAGYKLLGLWTYFTVGEQECRAWTIHQGYKAPQAAGVIHSDFERGFIKAEVLRWEDLIKYGSEAAVREKGLLRIEGKEYVVQDGDCMHFRFNV, encoded by the coding sequence GTGGCGCTTTCCATCGGCATCGTGGGCCTGCCCAACGTGGGCAAGAGCACCCTCTTCAACGCGCTCAGCGCGGCGGGCGCTCAGGCGGCCAACTACCCCTTCTGCACCATCGAGCCCAACGTGGGCGTGGTGCCGGTGCCGGACGAGCGCTTGGAGAAGCTCACCGCGCTGGTGAAGCCTCTCAAGAAGATCCCCACCAGCCTCGAGTTCGTGGACATCGCGGGCCTGGTGCGCGGCGCCTCCAAGGGCGAGGGCCTGGGCAACCAGTTCCTCGCGAACATCCGCCAGGTGGACGCGGTGCTGCACGTGCTGCGCTGCTTCGAGGACGACAACGTCACGCACGTGGAGGGTGGGGTGAACCCGCTGCGTGACCGCGACGTGGTGGACACGGAGCTGTGCCTCAAGGACCTGGAGACGGTGGACAAGCGCCGCGAGCGCACGAGCAAGAACCTCAAGGTGGGCGGGAAGGCCGCCGAGGAGGCCAAGGCCGAGATGGCCCTGCTCGACCGCATCAAGGCGGGGCTCGACAACGCCGTCACCATCCGCGCGCAGAAGCTCACCGCGGACGAGCGCGCCGTCATCCGCGACCTCTTCCTGCTCACCGACAAGCCCGTGCTCTACGTGGCGAACATCGGCGAGAGCCAGATGGGCAAGGAGGACTCGGACCCGCGCGTGATGGCGGTGCGCGAGATGGCCGCGAAGGAGGGCGCTGAGGTCGTGGTGCTCGCCGCGGGCATCGAGAGCGAGATCCAGCAGCTGCCCGAGGGCGAGCGCGCCGGCTTCCTGGAGAGCGTGGGGCTCACCGAGCCGGGCCTGCACAAGGTGGTGCGCGCCGGCTACAAGCTGCTGGGCCTGTGGACCTACTTCACCGTGGGCGAGCAGGAGTGCCGCGCGTGGACCATCCACCAGGGCTACAAGGCCCCCCAGGCCGCCGGCGTCATCCACTCGGACTTCGAGCGCGGCTTCATCAAGGCGGAGGTCCTGCGCTGGGAGGACCTCATCAAGTACGGCAGCGAGGCGGCCGTGCGCGAGAAGGGCCTGCTGCGCATCGAGGGCAAGGAGTACGTCGTCCAGGACGGCGACTGCATGCACTTCCGCTTCAACGTGTAG
- a CDS encoding ATP-grasp domain-containing protein, which translates to MPKPLKIAVLHYQPQGEEVDPVVLQVQDALQKNGHEASLIGVDDRVTDVLQQIERAKCDLVFNVCETFADDYRMEVNIAALMEMAGVKFTGSGTAGLLLAQDKILTKQLLEFHHVLSPRFAMFDEHSFATSGDIAFPLIVKPAKSDASIGIGKKAVVKDMKELSARVAEIREQLDDDALAEEFIEGREMYVAVLGPPSAPEVLPIVELDFGKWDASKPKVANRDVKFGPETKDSPRLLIARDVSDELQERIERAATSAYRALKLRDYARIDFRVSARSNAPYLLEVNPNPYLENRCEVALAAMAAGLSYERLVGRIVDSAVQRYKLLRPPRGPAAQTAAPAKLEVLEGAKS; encoded by the coding sequence ATGCCCAAGCCCTTGAAGATCGCCGTGTTGCACTACCAGCCTCAGGGTGAAGAGGTGGACCCGGTGGTGCTGCAGGTGCAGGACGCGCTGCAGAAGAACGGTCACGAGGCCAGCCTCATCGGCGTGGACGACCGGGTGACGGACGTGCTGCAGCAGATCGAGCGCGCCAAGTGCGACCTCGTCTTCAACGTGTGCGAGACCTTCGCGGACGACTACCGCATGGAGGTGAACATCGCCGCGCTGATGGAGATGGCGGGCGTGAAGTTCACCGGCTCGGGCACCGCGGGGCTGCTGCTCGCGCAGGACAAGATCCTCACCAAGCAGCTGCTCGAGTTCCACCACGTGCTCAGCCCGCGCTTCGCCATGTTCGACGAGCACAGCTTCGCGACCAGCGGGGACATCGCCTTCCCGCTCATCGTGAAGCCCGCCAAGAGCGATGCGTCCATCGGCATCGGCAAGAAGGCGGTGGTGAAGGACATGAAGGAGCTGTCCGCGCGCGTGGCGGAGATCCGCGAGCAGCTGGACGACGACGCGCTCGCCGAGGAGTTCATCGAGGGGCGCGAGATGTACGTCGCGGTGCTCGGCCCCCCGAGCGCCCCCGAGGTGCTGCCCATCGTGGAGCTGGACTTCGGCAAGTGGGACGCGAGCAAGCCCAAGGTGGCCAACCGCGACGTGAAGTTCGGCCCCGAGACGAAGGACAGCCCGCGCCTGCTCATCGCGCGCGACGTGTCCGACGAGCTGCAGGAGCGCATCGAGCGCGCCGCCACCAGCGCCTACCGTGCGCTCAAGCTGCGCGACTACGCGCGCATCGACTTCCGGGTGAGCGCGCGCAGCAACGCGCCCTACCTGCTCGAGGTGAACCCCAACCCCTACCTCGAGAACCGTTGCGAGGTGGCGCTCGCGGCGATGGCCGCAGGCCTCAGCTACGAGCGCCTCGTGGGCCGCATCGTGGACAGCGCGGTGCAGCGCTACAAGCTGCTGCGCCCGCCGCGCGGCCCCGCTGCGCAGACGGCGGCGCCCGCGAAGCTCGAGGTGCTCGAGGGCGCGAAGAGCTAG
- a CDS encoding TIGR00266 family protein, which translates to MSQMHEVDYEIHGSEMQFVEVELDPGEAAVAEAGGMMFMEDGIAMETIFGDGSKKQSGFLGALMGAGKRLLTGESLFMTVFLNQGQGKRRVAFAAPYPGKILPIHLGELGGELITQKDSFLAAAKGVSVGIAFQKRLGAGLFGGEGFIMQRLQGDGLAFIHAGGTLHERTLAPGELLRVDTGCIVAFQPSVAYDIQMVGGIKSTFFGGEGLFFATLRGPGKVWLQSLPLSRLSGRIIAAAGPLGQREEGSVLGGVGLGALLGGDE; encoded by the coding sequence ATGTCGCAGATGCACGAGGTGGACTACGAGATTCACGGCTCCGAGATGCAGTTCGTGGAGGTGGAGCTGGACCCCGGCGAGGCGGCGGTGGCCGAGGCCGGCGGGATGATGTTCATGGAGGACGGCATCGCCATGGAGACCATCTTCGGGGATGGCTCCAAGAAGCAGAGCGGCTTCCTCGGCGCGCTGATGGGCGCGGGCAAGCGGCTGCTCACCGGCGAGAGCCTCTTCATGACGGTGTTCCTCAACCAGGGCCAGGGCAAGCGCCGCGTCGCCTTCGCGGCGCCCTACCCGGGGAAGATCCTCCCCATCCACCTGGGCGAGCTGGGCGGCGAGCTCATCACCCAGAAGGACAGCTTCCTCGCGGCCGCGAAGGGCGTGAGCGTGGGCATCGCCTTCCAGAAGCGCCTGGGCGCCGGGCTCTTCGGCGGCGAGGGCTTCATCATGCAGCGGCTGCAGGGAGACGGGCTCGCCTTCATCCACGCGGGCGGCACCCTGCACGAGCGCACGCTCGCGCCCGGGGAGCTCCTGCGCGTGGACACCGGCTGCATCGTCGCGTTCCAGCCCAGCGTGGCCTACGACATCCAGATGGTGGGCGGCATCAAGAGCACCTTCTTCGGCGGCGAGGGGCTCTTCTTCGCCACCCTGCGCGGCCCCGGCAAGGTGTGGCTGCAGTCCCTGCCGCTCAGCCGGCTCTCGGGCCGCATCATCGCGGCCGCGGGGCCGCTCGGTCAGCGCGAGGAGGGCAGCGTGCTGGGCGGCGTGGGGCTGGGCGCGCTGCTGGGCGGGGACGAGTAG
- a CDS encoding AtpZ/AtpI family protein, whose product MAERPQDERKQEGADREGEELSPVARQMRTSEPYISAVWQLVNGAIFGVVGGYLLDRWLGTGPWFLLGLSVAGIGVGFYAFLRTMLRLGKKK is encoded by the coding sequence ATGGCGGAGCGGCCGCAGGACGAGCGCAAGCAGGAGGGCGCTGACCGCGAGGGCGAGGAGCTCAGTCCGGTGGCGCGGCAGATGCGCACCTCGGAGCCGTACATCTCCGCGGTGTGGCAGCTGGTGAATGGGGCGATCTTCGGAGTGGTCGGGGGCTACCTGCTCGACCGGTGGTTGGGGACGGGCCCCTGGTTCCTCCTGGGGCTGAGCGTGGCGGGCATCGGGGTGGGCTTCTACGCCTTCCTGCGGACCATGCTGCGGCTGGGGAAGAAGAAGTGA
- a CDS encoding ATP synthase F0 subunit C, with the protein MTSVALAFLAAGIGAGLSIIGAALGIGKLAAAAMDATGRQPAAAGDVRTTMIIAAALIEGATLFALVVCILLAIKA; encoded by the coding sequence ATGACCTCCGTCGCTCTTGCATTCCTCGCCGCCGGTATCGGCGCCGGCCTCTCCATCATCGGTGCCGCGCTCGGCATCGGTAAGCTCGCCGCCGCCGCCATGGACGCGACCGGCCGCCAGCCCGCCGCCGCCGGCGACGTGCGCACCACCATGATCATCGCCGCGGCGCTCATCGAAGGCGCGACCCTGTTCGCGCTGGTGGTCTGCATCCTCCTCGCGATCAAGGCTTAA
- a CDS encoding dipeptidase, whose translation MTFLRSVLSFALCAAALAPVLAHAASPDDAAARLERARKLLREVPLVDGHNDLPWQVREREGNRLSQLDLMADGRKLTPPLHTDLPRLREGGVGGVFWSVYVPADLPGSDAVLATLDQMDVVHRLVERYPKQLSLALTAADVERAHHEGKVASLIGMEGGHSIGGSVGALRQLYRAGARYMTLTHSKNVGWAESATDAPQAEPLTEQGRLVVREMNRLGMLVDLSHVSARVMHKVLDVAQAPVIFSHSATFALTPHPRNVPDDVLERLPQNGGVVMVAFVPDFVSDAVRLHNAEVAASAERFKALNTGNPDAGKAAFEAWLKAHPYPAATLAQVADHIDHVRKLAGIDHVGLGSDFDGITRTVEGLGGVEAYPALMAELLRRGYSDEDVRKVAGKNLLRVMRQVEATAQRLQKAGPAEDPLPGSIKVEKEGH comes from the coding sequence ATGACCTTCCTGCGCTCTGTCCTCTCCTTCGCGCTGTGTGCTGCTGCCCTCGCGCCGGTGCTCGCCCATGCCGCGTCCCCCGACGACGCCGCCGCGCGCCTCGAGCGCGCGCGCAAGCTGCTGCGCGAGGTGCCCCTCGTCGACGGCCACAACGACCTGCCCTGGCAGGTGCGCGAGCGCGAGGGCAACCGGCTCTCCCAGCTGGACCTGATGGCCGACGGGCGGAAGCTGACGCCGCCCCTGCACACCGACCTGCCGCGGCTGCGCGAGGGCGGGGTGGGCGGCGTGTTCTGGAGCGTGTACGTGCCCGCGGACCTGCCCGGCTCGGACGCGGTGCTCGCCACGCTGGACCAGATGGACGTGGTGCACCGCCTGGTGGAGCGCTACCCGAAGCAGCTCTCGCTCGCGCTCACCGCGGCGGACGTGGAGCGCGCGCACCACGAGGGCAAGGTGGCCTCGCTCATCGGCATGGAGGGAGGCCACAGCATCGGCGGCTCCGTGGGCGCGCTGCGCCAGCTCTACCGCGCGGGCGCCCGCTACATGACCCTCACCCACTCGAAGAACGTGGGCTGGGCCGAGTCCGCCACGGACGCGCCCCAGGCCGAGCCCCTCACCGAGCAGGGCCGCCTCGTGGTGCGCGAGATGAACCGGCTCGGCATGCTCGTGGACCTCTCGCACGTCTCCGCGCGCGTGATGCACAAGGTGCTCGACGTGGCGCAGGCCCCCGTCATCTTCTCGCACTCGGCCACCTTCGCCCTCACGCCCCACCCGCGCAACGTGCCGGACGACGTGCTCGAGCGGCTCCCGCAGAACGGCGGCGTGGTGATGGTCGCCTTCGTGCCCGACTTCGTCTCGGACGCCGTGCGCCTGCACAACGCCGAGGTCGCCGCCAGCGCCGAGCGCTTCAAGGCGCTCAACACCGGCAACCCCGACGCCGGCAAGGCCGCCTTCGAGGCCTGGCTGAAGGCGCACCCGTACCCCGCCGCCACGCTCGCGCAGGTGGCGGACCACATCGACCACGTGCGCAAGCTCGCCGGCATCGACCACGTGGGGCTCGGCTCCGACTTCGACGGCATCACCCGCACGGTGGAGGGGCTCGGCGGCGTGGAGGCCTACCCCGCGCTGATGGCCGAGCTGCTGCGCCGCGGGTACTCGGACGAGGACGTGCGCAAGGTCGCCGGCAAGAACCTGCTGCGCGTGATGCGGCAGGTGGAGGCCACGGCGCAGCGGCTGCAGAAGGCCGGGCCCGCC